TATTCTCACCACCGAGGTTCGAGATTTTGAAGAGTCGTTCGCCGCATACAACGGGGTTGAGTTCGCCCGTGGGGTGAATAGCGGCACCGATGCGCTTGTCATCGCGCTGCTTGCGCTTGGGATTGGGCGTGGCGACGAGGTCATCACGCACGCGAACAGCTTCCATGCGACGGCGGCGGCGATCGACCTTGTGGGGGCGACCCCGGTCCTGGTCGACGCGGACGAAGACACGTATCTGATGGATGTGACCCAGGTTGCGGACGCCATCACGGAGCGTACGCGCGCCATTATTCCAGTCCATCTCTTTGGAAAGCCAACGCCGATGGGTGAACTGCTCAAGCTGGCGAAGTCGATGGGCGTCGTGGTGGTGGAGGATGCCGCGCAAGCCCATGGGGCGGTGATCGATGGGCGTCGCGCGGGTTCGTTCGGTGTGGCGGGATGTTTCAGCTTTCATCCCAGCAAGAACCTGGCGGCTGCGGGCGACGGTGGAGCGATCATCAGCGATGATCCTGAGCTCATGGAGAAGGTCGATCAGTTCCGTGCGCTCGGACAACGTGCGCAAAACGAGCATGTGGAGGTTGGATTCAACAGTAAGCTGGATGCGATCCAGGCGCGCATCCTCTCCTGCAAGCTGGAGCGGCTTGATGCCTGGAACAGTGCAAGAGCCTGGGTGGCGGAGAGGTACAGGAGCGGGCTGGCCGGACTTCCGTTGAGCATGCAACGCCATGATCCTGATGAGATACATGTCTATCACCTGTTTCAGGTGAGGACGAAGCATCGAGACGCGCTGCTGAAATCTCTAGTGGGGGAAGGCGTTGATGCAGTCATCCGGTATCCGACGCCCATCCATCTGCAACCTGCTTTTGCGCAATTCGGTTGGAAGCGAGGACAGTTCCCAGTGGCTGAGTCGCTCTCCGAAGAACTGATCTGCCTTCCACTTCGACCGGATATGGAGGAGGGCGAGATCGATTATGTGACTTCCAAAGTGCACGCGTTTTATGAGTCTGTTGTGTAAGCTCGTCGATGTTTTGTCTTTCGCAAGAACCATGCAAGAAGCTCTTCAATGCAATCAACATTTAGGTCACTTCACTTGAAAGGCCTCTTCATGATGAAAGCCTCTTTTACTTCTGTCCTTGCTATACCGGCCATCGAACGGGGCAATGAGCATGGGGGTCTAGGGCCGATCTCTTTCAGGCGTCTGCTACGAGAGACCGACTTCAAGGCTCCAATCGACTTTGTCGATTACACGATTGTGCCTTCGGGGTCAGCTATTGGAATGCATCAGCATGTCGGCAACGAAGAGATGTATTTTGTGGTGTCGGGCGAACCTCTAATGCGTGTGAATGGTTACGAAGCACGGCTTGCAAAGGGATCGCTTTCGGTAGTGCGGGATGGGGAGTCGCATGAGTTGATCAACGACAGGGGCGGTGACGTTGAGATTCTTGTCATCCAAGTGCGGGTATAGCAACGTGCAGACATCCACTCTGGTGATCGAACAGGCCGCTTCGGGTTGGGTGGCGCACCGTTTTGGAGAGGATCCAGTCGCGATGAGGGGGCTTGACGCGGATGCCTTACCGCAGGGTCTGATTGAGTTTGCCTCGCACGTCGCGAGACGCCTCGGTCAATCTTCGGCACAATGCACGATGGTAGTCACCCATGAGAACTCAGAAGCGAAGCCCACTCGTGGCAGTGCAGGCTTCATCGTACCTCTGACCCGTACGCTAGCCCTCGCCTATCTCGCACCAGCAAACTGGGATAAGTTTCTTGTGCTGGAAATGGGTGCGAGGCCGGTGGCAAGCCTCGCCATGCGGCACGATGGCTCGTTGAGGGAAGAGCGTCTTGCAGGCGCCACGCTCGAAGAACTGATCAGCCTGGTGAAGATGTTGGAAGTCCGGTTCATGCTGGTTCACTCGACGGAGCCGTTTGTAACCACACCGGATTTTTTTCCGGAGACGTCTGGTCTTCAGATTGAATCGGTGCACAACGCGGGAGCAATTGTTGAAGGTGCGAGGCGGGCTGCCACCCACTTTGAGCGTGGCTCTGGCGTGTGGCAGGTTGCATCCGGACATACGCGCATGCGGGCGAACCATACGTCGAGTTACGATCTCTACCGTCCCAACCTTGCGACCTTCGATCTCAACGAGGACACGCTGGAGCGCATCGTTAGCTCCCGTCCAGTCTTCTTCGTCATCGACCAGGTCATTGAGGCGATGCATGGGAGTGCGATTCGGTGCTATGGGCGAAAGCGTCTGAACATGATCGGCGAGTTTGTCTGTGCTGGGACGGAAGCCGAGAAGACGGTGAAGATGGCGGAGGATATCTGCCGTGCGGCTCTCAGTGCGGGCCTTCGCCGCGATGGCCTGATCGTTGCTGTGGGCGGTGGTGTAACGCTCGATGTGGCGGGCTTTGCAGCTTCGATTTTGCGCCGAGGGGTTCGCTATGTCCGTGTTCCCACGACGCTCATTGGTCTGGTCGACGTCTCGGTAGGAGTGAAACAGGCAGTCAACGCCTTCGGAACGAAGAATGTGCTGGGCTCTTTCTATCCTCCGCTCGCCTGCGTGCTGGATTATGGGTTTCTGAAGACGCTGCCGGCCTGTCACATCGCGGCGGGATTTTCAGAGGTGATCAAGATGGCGATCCTCTGCGATGGCCCTCTCTTCGAAGAGATTGAACGTCATGGCCCGACCCTGACCTTCTCTTCTTTTCAAGAACCGAAGGAAGTTGGGATGCGGATTGCCGAGACGGCTGAACTGCTCATGATGCAGGAGCTTGCGCCGAATCTGTTTGAAGACGATCTTGCTAGGCGCGTGGACTTCGGCCATACGTTCAGCCCAGTCATCGAGATTGATAGCGATTTCAGAATAAGCCACGGTGAAGCGGTCGGTCTGGACATGCTCCTCTCGACCGCCATCGCCGCCAATTGCGGTCTCTGCAATTCGGATGTGTTGGATCGGTTGGCGCGATTGTTGGATGCGTTGAGCCTGCCTGTCTGGCATGAAGAGATGCCATCGCCCTCGCGGTTAATGATCGCGTTGTCGAAGGCCCGAGATCATCGTGGCGGAGCGCTCAACCTTGTTGTTCCGCGTTCGGCGGGGTCGGTTGCGTTTCTCCAGGATGTGAGCGTGGAAGAGCTCGTCCGCGCATGTAACGATCTTCAGCGATTCGCCATAACAGAAAGGCTAGCCAGTCCAAACC
This genomic stretch from Terriglobus saanensis SP1PR4 harbors:
- a CDS encoding DegT/DnrJ/EryC1/StrS family aminotransferase, with translation MFISPRYNYPAQFGESIDSLMSDLRAMLLGGKYILTTEVRDFEESFAAYNGVEFARGVNSGTDALVIALLALGIGRGDEVITHANSFHATAAAIDLVGATPVLVDADEDTYLMDVTQVADAITERTRAIIPVHLFGKPTPMGELLKLAKSMGVVVVEDAAQAHGAVIDGRRAGSFGVAGCFSFHPSKNLAAAGDGGAIISDDPELMEKVDQFRALGQRAQNEHVEVGFNSKLDAIQARILSCKLERLDAWNSARAWVAERYRSGLAGLPLSMQRHDPDEIHVYHLFQVRTKHRDALLKSLVGEGVDAVIRYPTPIHLQPAFAQFGWKRGQFPVAESLSEELICLPLRPDMEEGEIDYVTSKVHAFYESVV
- a CDS encoding cupin domain-containing protein; protein product: MMKASFTSVLAIPAIERGNEHGGLGPISFRRLLRETDFKAPIDFVDYTIVPSGSAIGMHQHVGNEEMYFVVSGEPLMRVNGYEARLAKGSLSVVRDGESHELINDRGGDVEILVIQVRV
- a CDS encoding sedoheptulose 7-phosphate cyclase, translating into MQTSTLVIEQAASGWVAHRFGEDPVAMRGLDADALPQGLIEFASHVARRLGQSSAQCTMVVTHENSEAKPTRGSAGFIVPLTRTLALAYLAPANWDKFLVLEMGARPVASLAMRHDGSLREERLAGATLEELISLVKMLEVRFMLVHSTEPFVTTPDFFPETSGLQIESVHNAGAIVEGARRAATHFERGSGVWQVASGHTRMRANHTSSYDLYRPNLATFDLNEDTLERIVSSRPVFFVIDQVIEAMHGSAIRCYGRKRLNMIGEFVCAGTEAEKTVKMAEDICRAALSAGLRRDGLIVAVGGGVTLDVAGFAASILRRGVRYVRVPTTLIGLVDVSVGVKQAVNAFGTKNVLGSFYPPLACVLDYGFLKTLPACHIAAGFSEVIKMAILCDGPLFEEIERHGPTLTFSSFQEPKEVGMRIAETAELLMMQELAPNLFEDDLARRVDFGHTFSPVIEIDSDFRISHGEAVGLDMLLSTAIAANCGLCNSDVLDRLARLLDALSLPVWHEEMPSPSRLMIALSKARDHRGGALNLVVPRSAGSVAFLQDVSVEELVRACNDLQRFAITERLASPNPMERSDGPSLSI